In the Nocardioides marmotae genome, GGCCGGCGACGACCCGCTCCTCGCCCACGAGCGGCAGCGGCTGGCCGACGCCTTCGCGGTGCACCTCGGCGCGGTCCACCCCCGCTCGGCGACCGCCCTGGTCGGCGGGGTCGCCTACGGCCTGGCGGCGTACGCCGGCCCGGCCGAGGAGGGCGAGCCCCGCGCCGCCCGCGTCGCCACCGACTTCCTCGAGCGGATCGGCGAGCGGCTGCCCGCCGTCGTGGCCGTCGGGCCGGTCGCCACCTCGCTGACCGAGATCGCCCGCGCGCGGGAGACCGCCGACCGGGTGCTCCGCGTGCTGCGCGACAACCCCGCCGCCGGCCCGGTCGCGCGGCTGGTCGACGTGCAGACCGACTCGCTGCTCCTGGAGCTGCGCGACCGCGTCCTGGCGCGGGGCGAGAGCGTCGCCGGGCCGCTCGCGCGGCTCGCGGCCTACGACCACGAGCACGACGGCCGGCTGGTCGCGACCCTGCAGGCCTGGCTGGACGCCTTCGGCGACGTCAACCGCGCCGCCGAGGCCCTCTACGTCCACCCCAACACCTTCCGCTACCGGCTGCGCCGCGTCCGCGAGGTCGGCGGCCTCGACCTGCTCGACCCCGCCCAGCGCTTCGCCGTGCAGCTCCAGCTGCGGCTGTGGCCCGGCCTCGCCGCCGACACCCCGACCCCCACCCCGCCGAGTCAGCACCTCTGAGCCGCCGAGTCGGCACCTGTGGTCCGCCGAGTCGGCACCTTTGACGCGGCGAGTCGGCAGTTCTGACTGGTCGAGTCGGCACTTCCCGGCCGGCACCACCACGATCTGCGTACTCGGCCCGCCACAACTGCGGACTCGGCGCGCCGGAAGTGAGCACTCGGCGCGCCGGAAGTGCCGACTCGGCGGGTGGGCGGGTGGGCGGTGGGCCAGCGGGGAGGTCAGGCGACGAGCGCGCCGAGCAGCACGCAGAGCGGTACGACGAGCAGCCCCTCGCGGAGGAACTGGACCCAGCCGACGTGCAGGCCGGCCATCCGGCAGCGCCGTCGCCACAGCAGGTTCGCCAGCGAGCCCCACAGCAGCAGCATGCCGCCGGTGTTCGCGCCGACGAGCAGCGCGGGCTGGAGGGAGGCGTCGGTGAGCGGGGCGAGGGCGAGCCAGGCCGGCAGGTTGTCGACGGCGTTGGAGAGCACGGCCGCCCCGACGGCGGCCGCGACCGGCCCGGACCAGTCGATCCGGTCGACGTCGACGAGGCGGAGCCCGAGCTCGACGAGGGTGAACAGCGCGAACGTCGCCAGCAGGATCACCGCCGGCACCGAGCGCAGCAGCCGCCGCGGCGCGACGAGGGCCGGCGCGCGGACGGCCGCGAGGGCCACCAGGACGACCAACCCGCCGGTCGCCGCGAGCCACGCCGCGGCGCCGAGCACGGTCGCCACCGCGATCCCCACCGCGACGAGCGCCCCGCCGGCGACCAGCACGGCGTCGTACGACGGTCGGGTGCGGGGGACGACGTACGTCCCGGCGAGCGCGGCGCGGTGCCGCAGCGCGAGGACCGCGACGACGACCGCCAGCACCACCAGCTGCGGCAGCCAGAGGTCGGCGACGAACGCGCCGGCGGACTGGCCGGTGCGCTCGACGGCGAGCAGGTTGGTCAGGTTCGAGATCGGCAGCAGCAGGCTCGCGCCGTTGGCCAGCCACAGCGTCGCGAAGGCGAAGGGGAGGGGTGCGACCCCGACCTGCGTGGCGAGCGCGAGGGAGACGGGGGTGAGCATCACCGCGGTGGTGTCGATGCCGAGCAGCACCGTCGTGAGCGTGGCCAGCAGGCAGTGCGCCGCGAAGAGCAGCGGCGTCCGGCCGCGGGCGAGCCGGGCCACCGCCGAGGCGGCGACCTCGAAGAGCCGCACGTCGGCGCAGAGGTCGCTGACCACGGTGATGACCAGCAGGAAGGCGAGCACCGGCCAGGTGGTCGTCCAGGCGCCGGCGACGGCGTCCGCCAGGACCTCGGGGATCACGGCGGCACGGTAGTCGCCCCGGGGAAGCGGCGAGCCCGGCCGCCCCCCTGTGCGGGGACGACCGGGCTCGCGTCAGCGGCCGCTAGGAGGCGGTCACTTCAGGTCGAAGCGGTCCAGCTCCATGACCTTGGTCCACGCGGCGACGAAGTCGTGGACGAACTTCTCGCGGGCGTCCGCGCTGGCGTAGACCTCGGAGAGGGCGCGCAGCTGGGAGTTGGACCCGAAGATCAGGTCCACCGCGGTCGCGGTCCACTTCAGCTCACCGGAGGCGGCGTCGCGGATCTCGTAGACGTTCTCCTCCGACTCCGAGGCCTTCCACTGCGTGCCGGGGGCCAGCAGGTTGGCGAAGAAGTCGTTGGACAGCACGCCCGGCCGGTCGGTCAGCACGCCGTGCTGGACGCCGCCGACGTTGTTGCCGAGCGCCCGCAGGCCGCCGACGAGGACGGTCATCTCCGGCGCGGTCAGGTCGAGCATGTAGGCGCGCTCGACCAGGAGCTTCTCCGGCATGAGCTTCTCGCCGGCCCGCAGGTAGTTGCGGAAGCCGTCGGCCCGCGGCTCGAGGACGCGGAAGGAGTGGACGTCGGTCTGCTCCTGGCTCGCGTCGGTGCGGCCGGGGTGGAACGGCACGGTGACCTCGACGCCGGCGTCGCGGGCGGCCTTCTCGACCGCGGCGGAGCCGGCGAGGACGATGAGGTCGGCCAGCGAGACCTGCGCGCCGCCCTTGGCGTTGAACTCCGCCTGGATGGCCTCGAGCTTCTCGAGGACCTTGGCGAGCTGCTCGGGCTGGTTGGCCGCCCAGCCGCGCTGCGGCTCGAGGCGGATGCGCGCACCGTTGGCGCCACCGCGCTTGTCGGTGGAGCGGAACGTCGCGGCCGAGGCCCACGCGGTCGAGACGAGCTCGGCGGTGGTCAGGCCGGACTCGAGCACGGCGGTCTTCAGTGCGGCGACGTCGGCGTCACCGATGAGCTCGCCGGCCACCGGCGGGACCGGGTCCTGCCACAGCTGCGGCTCGGGGACCCAGGGGCCGAGGTAGCGGTCGACCGGACCCATGTCGCGGTGCAGCAGCTTGTACCAGGCCTTGGCGAAGGCCTTCGCGAACTCGTTGGGGTTCTCCAGGAAGCGGCGCGAGATCTTCTCGTACTCGGGATCGAAGCGCAGCGCGAGGTCGCTGGTGAGCATCGTGGGCTTGCGCTTCGGCGAGTCCGCCGCCGGGCCGGGGATGATCTCCTCGGCGTCCTTGGCGACCCACTGCCAGGCACCGGCCGGGCTCTTCTCCAGCTCCCACTCGTACTGGAAGAGGAACTTGAAGAAGTCGTTGCTCCACCGGGTCGGCGTGGAGGTCCAGGTGACCTCGAGGCCGGAGGTGATGGCGTCCTTGCCCTTGCCGGAGCCGAAGGAGCTCTTCCAGCCCAGGCCCTGCTCCTCGAGCGGGGCGGCCTCCGGCTCGGGGCCCACGAGGTCGGCGTCGCCGGCGCCGTGGGTCTTGCCGAAGGTGTGGCCGCCGGCGATGAGCGCGACGGTCTCCTCGTCGTTCATCGCCATCCGGGCGAAGGTGTCGCGGATGTCGTGGGCCGAGGCCAGCGGGTCCGGGTTGCCGTTCGGGCCCTCGGGGTTGACGTAGATCAGACCCATCTGGACCGCGCCGAGCATCTC is a window encoding:
- a CDS encoding SLC13 family permease; translated protein: MIPEVLADAVAGAWTTTWPVLAFLLVITVVSDLCADVRLFEVAASAVARLARGRTPLLFAAHCLLATLTTVLLGIDTTAVMLTPVSLALATQVGVAPLPFAFATLWLANGASLLLPISNLTNLLAVERTGQSAGAFVADLWLPQLVVLAVVVAVLALRHRAALAGTYVVPRTRPSYDAVLVAGGALVAVGIAVATVLGAAAWLAATGGLVVLVALAAVRAPALVAPRRLLRSVPAVILLATFALFTLVELGLRLVDVDRIDWSGPVAAAVGAAVLSNAVDNLPAWLALAPLTDASLQPALLVGANTGGMLLLWGSLANLLWRRRCRMAGLHVGWVQFLREGLLVVPLCVLLGALVA
- the katG gene encoding catalase/peroxidase HPI, whose product is MTQDDNAPVSPQGIDRKAEGGCPVMHDSAAAHGSESENPAIDTPTPATNTRPRTNQDWWPNSLDLTPLHAHSSKSNPLGPDFDYSEEFKKLDLQELRRDIVEVLNTSQDWWPADFGHYGGLFIRMSWHAAGTYRIYDGRGGAGEGSQRFAPLNSWPDNANLDKARRLLWPVKQKHGQKISWADLLVYAGTVAMEDMGFQTFGFGFGREDIWEPEEIIWGPEDSWLGDERYAEERQLDEMLGAVQMGLIYVNPEGPNGNPDPLASAHDIRDTFARMAMNDEETVALIAGGHTFGKTHGAGDADLVGPEPEAAPLEEQGLGWKSSFGSGKGKDAITSGLEVTWTSTPTRWSNDFFKFLFQYEWELEKSPAGAWQWVAKDAEEIIPGPAADSPKRKPTMLTSDLALRFDPEYEKISRRFLENPNEFAKAFAKAWYKLLHRDMGPVDRYLGPWVPEPQLWQDPVPPVAGELIGDADVAALKTAVLESGLTTAELVSTAWASAATFRSTDKRGGANGARIRLEPQRGWAANQPEQLAKVLEKLEAIQAEFNAKGGAQVSLADLIVLAGSAAVEKAARDAGVEVTVPFHPGRTDASQEQTDVHSFRVLEPRADGFRNYLRAGEKLMPEKLLVERAYMLDLTAPEMTVLVGGLRALGNNVGGVQHGVLTDRPGVLSNDFFANLLAPGTQWKASESEENVYEIRDAASGELKWTATAVDLIFGSNSQLRALSEVYASADAREKFVHDFVAAWTKVMELDRFDLK